A genomic segment from Syntrophotalea acetylenivorans encodes:
- a CDS encoding diacylglycerol kinase has protein sequence MKPTGLWASFNCAIEGILWTARTQRHLRYHLLVAVAVLVAALLFRVSSLEFILLVFGMVLVFFAELLNTAIEVVVDMISPEYHPMARRAKDVAAGAVLMACIGAAVMGYLALSNYFFPLEGEGVPLLARPPGNLAVVSVLVVTILVVLIKTRSPQGSPLHGGMPSGHAAFSFSVATSAIMSGAGYLLSLLVLAMAVMLSQSRVFLKIHSFIEVLVGALIGVVTTALLYLFFS, from the coding sequence ATGAAGCCGACCGGACTTTGGGCCAGTTTCAACTGTGCCATCGAAGGTATTCTCTGGACGGCCCGCACCCAGCGCCATTTGCGTTATCACCTGTTGGTTGCGGTGGCGGTGTTGGTGGCCGCCCTGTTATTTCGTGTATCCTCCCTTGAATTTATTCTGCTGGTGTTCGGCATGGTGTTGGTGTTCTTTGCCGAACTTCTTAATACCGCTATTGAGGTGGTAGTGGATATGATTTCTCCCGAGTACCATCCCATGGCCCGGCGGGCCAAGGATGTTGCTGCCGGGGCGGTTCTTATGGCCTGTATAGGCGCTGCGGTTATGGGCTACCTGGCTCTGTCCAATTATTTCTTTCCCCTTGAAGGGGAGGGCGTTCCCCTGTTGGCCCGTCCGCCCGGGAATCTGGCCGTCGTTTCGGTGCTGGTGGTAACCATTCTGGTCGTGTTGATCAAAACCCGTAGCCCCCAGGGCAGTCCTTTACACGGCGGCATGCCCAGCGGCCATGCCGCTTTCTCATTTTCCGTTGCGACATCGGCCATTATGTCCGGAGCAGGCTACCTGCTTAGTTTACTGGTGTTGGCCATGGCAGTAATGCTCAGCCAGAGCCGGGTTTTCCTGAAGATTCATAGTTTCATAGAGGTGCTGGTGGGGGCTTTGATCGGTGTGGTAACGACTGCTCTGCTCTACCTGTTTTTCAGCTGA
- a CDS encoding Glu/Leu/Phe/Val family dehydrogenase has protein sequence MTEVFALADEFGPAKIVHVYEPSIGLKGILVVDNVAAGPAIGGMRMAPDVSLEECFRLARAMSLKNAAAGLPHGGGKSVLFGDPKMAIVQKECLIRAMACALRDCRDYIFGPDMGTDESCMAWIHDEIGRAVGLPNELGGLPLDEFGATAYGLVQAIEVAAESMRLDLKGARVVVQGFGAVGRHAARMLSDRGAVLAAAADSRGAVYDPAGLPVAELIALKESGRGLSDGDIGQKLDRDAVIDIDSDIWIPAARPDVLDEHNVHRLRTRLVAQGANIPFTLGAEEYLHHRKVICLPDFIVNAGGVICASMELQGAGRSQAFQSIKERIRANTRNIVETAERKNQTLRQAAEDLAVERLRKAMATRRWSIY, from the coding sequence ATGACAGAAGTCTTCGCACTGGCGGATGAATTCGGTCCGGCCAAAATCGTCCACGTTTATGAACCGAGCATAGGCTTGAAGGGTATCCTGGTGGTCGACAACGTCGCTGCCGGCCCGGCCATCGGGGGCATGCGCATGGCGCCCGATGTCAGTCTCGAAGAGTGTTTCCGGTTGGCCCGGGCCATGAGCCTGAAGAATGCTGCAGCCGGCTTGCCCCATGGGGGCGGTAAGTCGGTGTTGTTCGGGGATCCGAAAATGGCCATCGTTCAAAAGGAATGTTTGATTCGGGCCATGGCATGTGCCTTGCGTGATTGCCGGGATTATATCTTCGGCCCTGATATGGGAACCGATGAGTCTTGTATGGCTTGGATTCATGATGAGATTGGTCGAGCCGTCGGGCTGCCGAATGAACTTGGCGGATTGCCGTTGGACGAGTTCGGCGCTACGGCCTATGGTCTGGTTCAGGCAATTGAGGTTGCCGCAGAATCCATGCGACTCGATCTCAAAGGTGCCCGGGTGGTGGTTCAGGGCTTCGGCGCAGTAGGACGTCATGCTGCCCGTATGCTGTCAGATCGAGGTGCGGTGCTTGCTGCTGCTGCCGATTCTCGAGGCGCCGTCTACGATCCGGCCGGTTTGCCGGTAGCCGAACTTATCGCTCTCAAGGAATCCGGGCGGGGGCTTAGTGATGGTGATATCGGGCAAAAACTTGACCGGGATGCGGTGATCGACATCGACAGTGATATCTGGATTCCAGCGGCTCGGCCTGATGTGCTTGATGAACACAACGTTCATCGGTTACGGACCCGACTGGTGGCACAAGGGGCGAATATTCCATTTACCCTGGGAGCAGAGGAATACCTGCACCACCGCAAAGTAATTTGTTTGCCCGATTTTATCGTTAATGCCGGTGGGGTGATCTGCGCCTCCATGGAGTTGCAGGGGGCCGGCCGCAGTCAAGCATTTCAGTCGATCAAGGAGCGTATTCGCGCCAATACCCGCAATATTGTCGAGACGGCCGAGCGAAAGAATCAGACTCTTCGGCAGGCGGCGGAAGATCTAGCTGTGGAACGCTTACGTAAGGCCATGGCCACTCGGCGGTGGTCGATATACTGA
- a CDS encoding fatty acid CoA ligase family protein — protein MGGQCMGQSYYHMGSSSPLLGATIPQHFASIARRFPFREAFVSRHQQRRMTYRQLEESVDRLARGLLGLGFVRGERIGIWATNQAEWLLLQLAAARIGVALVAINPGYRRQELAHALDRSELHGLFTIPVFRSSDYLAMLQELIPELEGDCRQLTCEAFPLLRRVVLFDPIDAENTFRPLRGLTVWQEVLQAAESITQEQLEASTADLDRDDAIALLYTSGSRGFPKTAVLSHHNLLNNAWFSAQRMHFSEHDRLCTPVPFYHCFGMVLANLLSLSVGACIVLPGEYFDPLAALQTVQEESCTAIYGVPTMFVAELEHSRFNEFDLTSLRTGIMGGAPCPPELVRRVMAQMHCPEILIGYGMTEASPITHLTAVEDPLSVRVETVGRNLPHQEVKIIDPDSGRTQPVGEVGEICFRGYHIAKGGYYGEPKATAEAIDSDRWLHSGDLGAMDENGYVRITGRRKEIIIRGGENISPWQIEQRLLAHPAVAEVAVFGVPDEFYGEEIMAWVRLKEGGSSSEDELRTWCKTGLAHFKVPRYIRLVECFPMTGSGKLQKVRMREEALTLLRRESSETKN, from the coding sequence ATGGGAGGCCAGTGTATGGGACAGAGCTACTACCATATGGGATCGTCTTCGCCTTTGCTGGGGGCTACCATTCCGCAGCATTTTGCATCTATAGCAAGGCGTTTCCCTTTCCGGGAGGCCTTCGTCTCACGCCATCAGCAAAGACGCATGACCTATAGGCAACTGGAGGAGTCGGTTGACCGGCTGGCCCGGGGCCTGCTCGGCCTCGGATTTGTGCGGGGAGAACGGATCGGCATTTGGGCCACTAATCAGGCCGAGTGGTTGTTGTTGCAGTTGGCCGCGGCCCGTATCGGGGTGGCTCTGGTAGCGATCAATCCCGGCTATCGCCGGCAGGAGCTGGCTCATGCTCTGGATCGTTCAGAGCTTCACGGCCTGTTTACCATCCCTGTTTTTCGTTCCAGTGATTATCTGGCCATGCTCCAAGAGCTAATACCAGAGCTCGAAGGTGATTGCCGACAGCTTACCTGCGAAGCCTTCCCCCTTTTGCGGCGGGTGGTGCTGTTTGACCCTATAGATGCCGAAAACACTTTCCGGCCCTTAAGGGGTCTGACCGTTTGGCAGGAAGTGCTGCAAGCGGCTGAATCGATAACACAAGAGCAACTCGAAGCATCGACTGCGGATCTTGATCGAGACGATGCCATCGCACTGCTCTATACTTCAGGCAGCCGAGGTTTTCCCAAGACCGCGGTCCTCTCTCATCATAATCTGCTCAATAACGCCTGGTTCTCAGCACAACGCATGCATTTCAGCGAGCACGACCGCCTTTGCACGCCGGTACCTTTCTACCATTGCTTCGGCATGGTGCTGGCCAACCTGCTCAGTCTTTCGGTGGGCGCCTGCATCGTCCTGCCTGGGGAATACTTTGACCCTTTGGCAGCTTTGCAAACGGTGCAGGAAGAGTCTTGTACTGCCATCTATGGCGTGCCGACCATGTTTGTTGCCGAATTGGAACATTCCCGGTTTAACGAATTCGATTTGACCAGCCTGCGCACCGGTATCATGGGCGGAGCACCCTGCCCGCCGGAGCTGGTGCGGCGGGTTATGGCACAGATGCATTGTCCTGAGATTCTCATCGGCTACGGCATGACCGAGGCCTCGCCCATCACTCACCTGACGGCTGTGGAAGACCCCCTGTCGGTGCGCGTCGAAACCGTCGGCCGCAATCTACCCCACCAGGAAGTCAAGATTATCGATCCGGACAGCGGTCGCACCCAGCCGGTGGGCGAGGTTGGGGAAATCTGTTTCCGGGGTTATCATATCGCCAAGGGTGGCTATTATGGTGAACCGAAGGCCACTGCTGAGGCCATCGATAGTGACCGGTGGCTCCATTCCGGCGACCTTGGCGCCATGGACGAAAATGGCTATGTGCGTATCACCGGTCGCCGCAAGGAGATTATCATCCGCGGCGGGGAGAATATCTCCCCCTGGCAGATCGAGCAGCGCCTGCTCGCTCATCCGGCGGTTGCCGAAGTGGCGGTGTTCGGCGTGCCTGATGAATTTTATGGCGAGGAGATCATGGCCTGGGTTCGGCTTAAGGAAGGAGGCAGCAGCAGTGAAGATGAGTTGCGAACCTGGTGCAAGACCGGCCTGGCTCATTTCAAGGTGCCTCGTTACATCCGGTTGGTGGAGTGTTTTCCCATGACCGGCAGCGGCAAGTTGCAAAAGGTACGGATGCGAGAAGAGGCCCTGACTCTCTTGAGGCGGGAGTCCTCAGAAACAAAAAACTGA
- the lnt gene encoding apolipoprotein N-acyltransferase, with amino-acid sequence MLRVLRRLPIDKTDCWSLFAGLLLAFSFPRPDLASVAWFGLVPLFVVMERRPFRSGFLAGIGFFGLVLYWLNIVMTTYGRLHPVLSVVAYLLLVAYLALFFGGATWAASRFRQRLGLAPTLTLPVFWVALEFLRSFLLSGFPWATLGYSQQSHLLLIQSADLCGPYGLSFLLILSNATLAALWQARGQGVRRDFPRIAVTATALLFLANLGYGTLRLASQPDEREHTLTTVLAQGCIDQSVKWNPAYQQRTVDIYRQLSLPAEDGDDSELIIWPESAMPFYFQQGGPLSAAVTDVPRASSAYLLFGSPAFEVINRRPRNLNSAFLLGPDGGVLGRSDKVHLVPFGEYVPLGRFLPFIDKLVVGIGDFAPGTISPLPMNGHHLGVLVCFEGIFPELAREYVRRGSDLLVNITNDAWFGRSSAPYQHLAMCRFRAVENRVWLARAANTGISALISPSGRITTQSPLFERLALRGEVGLGARPSFYTRYGDLLPAVLLVLSGWWLWRARGPK; translated from the coding sequence ATGTTGAGGGTCTTGAGGCGCCTGCCGATCGATAAGACCGATTGTTGGTCACTGTTTGCCGGCTTGTTGCTGGCCTTCTCTTTCCCCCGCCCCGACCTGGCCAGCGTCGCCTGGTTCGGTTTGGTTCCACTGTTTGTGGTCATGGAGCGGCGTCCCTTTCGCAGCGGATTTTTGGCCGGGATTGGTTTTTTCGGTCTCGTACTCTATTGGCTCAATATCGTCATGACCACCTACGGCCGCCTGCATCCGGTGTTGTCGGTGGTGGCCTATCTGCTGCTCGTTGCCTATCTGGCACTCTTTTTTGGTGGTGCAACCTGGGCTGCCAGCCGTTTTCGGCAACGGCTCGGTCTGGCACCAACCCTGACACTGCCTGTATTCTGGGTTGCCCTTGAGTTTCTGCGTTCGTTTCTGCTCAGTGGTTTTCCCTGGGCGACCCTCGGATATTCCCAGCAATCCCATTTACTGTTGATTCAATCCGCTGATTTATGCGGCCCCTATGGCTTGAGTTTTTTGCTGATCTTGAGCAATGCCACTCTCGCGGCTCTCTGGCAGGCACGGGGCCAGGGGGTTCGGAGGGACTTTCCCCGCATTGCAGTGACAGCGACGGCGCTGCTGTTTTTGGCAAACCTTGGCTACGGCACTCTCCGGCTGGCCAGCCAGCCCGACGAGCGGGAGCACACCCTGACCACGGTGCTGGCTCAGGGCTGCATCGATCAGTCGGTGAAATGGAACCCGGCCTATCAGCAACGCACCGTCGATATCTATCGCCAATTGTCCTTGCCTGCAGAGGATGGCGATGATTCTGAGCTGATTATCTGGCCGGAAAGCGCCATGCCCTTCTACTTTCAGCAGGGCGGCCCCTTGTCGGCGGCGGTGACCGATGTACCTCGCGCCAGCAGCGCTTATCTGTTGTTCGGCAGCCCGGCCTTCGAAGTGATTAACCGCCGACCCCGAAACCTGAACAGTGCGTTTCTCCTGGGTCCTGACGGCGGGGTGCTTGGCCGCAGCGACAAAGTTCATCTTGTGCCCTTTGGCGAGTATGTGCCACTAGGCCGCTTTTTGCCCTTTATTGATAAGCTGGTGGTGGGGATCGGCGATTTCGCCCCTGGCACCATCAGCCCTCTGCCCATGAACGGTCACCATCTTGGCGTATTGGTCTGTTTTGAAGGGATCTTTCCCGAGCTGGCTCGCGAATACGTGCGCCGGGGTAGCGACTTGTTGGTTAATATCACTAACGATGCCTGGTTCGGCCGTTCCTCGGCCCCCTATCAGCACTTGGCCATGTGCCGCTTTCGCGCCGTGGAAAACCGCGTATGGCTGGCACGGGCCGCGAATACCGGTATCTCTGCATTGATCTCCCCCTCTGGGCGTATCACTACCCAGTCACCACTCTTTGAGCGATTGGCTCTCAGAGGAGAGGTCGGTCTCGGCGCCCGCCCGAGTTTTTATACCCGCTACGGTGATTTGCTCCCCGCTGTGCTGCTGGTTTTATCTGGTTGGTGGCTTTGGCGCGCCCGAGGTCCCAAGTAG
- a CDS encoding hemolysin family protein, whose translation MFGRPRVRSEEELQEVINASELEGIINEDEGEMLHSIFEFGETMVREIMVPRTDMVCCSTETTVSELLEAIIASGHSRIPIYQGTTDRIVGLVYAKDLLKYWGVTDEEVRVQSVIRTPFFVPETKKIEELLKEFRTRRVHMAIAIDEYGGTSGLVTIEDLLEEIVGDIKDEYDLEEEWITAEEEGWALVDCRLNIEDFAAHFEVSIPRERFDTVGGWLVDLLGRVPLQNEQLIANGLAVTVVECDERTLRKVRVRHLSENEEMES comes from the coding sequence TTGTTCGGCAGGCCGCGGGTGCGTTCCGAGGAAGAGTTGCAAGAGGTCATCAATGCTTCCGAATTGGAAGGCATTATTAATGAAGACGAAGGTGAAATGCTTCATTCCATCTTCGAATTCGGCGAAACCATGGTGCGTGAAATCATGGTCCCGCGCACGGATATGGTCTGTTGCAGTACTGAAACGACGGTTTCCGAACTGCTTGAGGCGATCATCGCTTCGGGGCATTCTCGGATTCCTATCTATCAAGGAACCACCGATCGCATCGTCGGGTTGGTCTATGCCAAGGACTTGCTTAAATACTGGGGAGTCACTGATGAAGAGGTGCGGGTCCAATCTGTGATACGCACTCCATTTTTTGTTCCTGAAACCAAAAAAATTGAGGAATTACTTAAAGAGTTTCGCACCCGCCGTGTGCATATGGCCATCGCCATCGACGAATATGGCGGCACATCCGGATTGGTAACCATTGAAGACCTGTTGGAAGAGATCGTTGGGGATATTAAGGACGAATACGATTTGGAAGAGGAATGGATAACCGCGGAAGAAGAAGGCTGGGCCTTGGTCGACTGCCGGTTGAACATCGAGGACTTTGCGGCCCACTTTGAAGTTTCGATCCCCAGAGAGCGATTTGACACTGTGGGAGGCTGGCTGGTCGATTTGCTTGGCCGGGTACCGTTGCAGAATGAACAGTTGATTGCCAACGGCTTGGCGGTCACCGTTGTGGAATGCGATGAGCGCACCTTGCGCAAAGTGCGCGTTAGACATCTGTCGGAAAATGAAGAGATGGAATCCTGA
- a CDS encoding TonB-dependent receptor plug domain-containing protein — MIRPLSILIVFLGCLFLLPGTVQALSGSDLMNLSLEELMEVEVTSVGRKLQKVSEAPAAVYVIHQEDIRRSGVTSIPEALRLAPGLSVARIDGSSWAVASRGFNGRFLNKLQVLIDGRSVYSPPFSNVHWDMQDTLLDDIERIEVVRGPGGTLWGANAVNGVINIITKRARDTQGTLVKVGFGTEEEGFAALRYGGKLSERADYRTFVKYFNRGSLHKRDYGILGPGEAHDDWNAFRGGFRLDGAVGNRDDFTLQGEIYSGTDGQMDQLWPLDPDVSYNQRVVSDTPYAGGFVLAHWQRQLADGGDLALQAYYDRSYRDEQALGKIEWDVFDVDFQHRFFLGQRQELLWGLGYRLIRDEVEDGDLVTFNDNSANDQLFSFFVQDEISLVPDKLRLLLGSKFEHNDYTGVEIQPNARLVWTPSKQHTLWGAVSRAVRTPSRMEHSGDVLYTVLQPNLFFPSPLPIKVVIAGSKDFDSEKSLSYELGYRFMPGAGFSLDTALFYTRYRDHRSAETLPPVFAPTPINHLIFTLEEENKLEGEAWGFEMAVDWRVRPWWRLQGNYSLLKLNLSPASNSNDYISSWLYEESSPQQQCSLRSSFDLGRHWDLDLWLRYVDEVRVYFTDVDDYLTFDMRLAWRPAAGLELALIGQNLLEDEHPEFQVEFGRAGTNVPRGFYGQIKWEF, encoded by the coding sequence TTGATTCGACCTCTGTCTATACTGATCGTTTTTCTCGGCTGTTTATTTCTGCTGCCGGGTACTGTTCAGGCCTTGTCCGGCAGCGATCTGATGAACCTCAGTCTGGAAGAACTGATGGAGGTGGAAGTTACCTCTGTTGGGCGTAAGCTGCAAAAGGTCAGCGAGGCGCCAGCAGCAGTGTACGTTATTCACCAGGAGGACATTCGCCGCTCAGGCGTCACCAGCATCCCCGAAGCTCTGCGCCTGGCACCGGGGCTCAGTGTCGCTCGCATCGATGGCAGCAGCTGGGCCGTGGCCAGTCGTGGCTTCAACGGCCGCTTCCTCAACAAGTTGCAGGTGCTGATCGACGGTCGCAGCGTCTATTCGCCGCCCTTTTCCAACGTGCACTGGGACATGCAGGATACCCTGCTCGACGACATCGAGCGCATCGAAGTAGTGCGCGGTCCCGGCGGCACCCTGTGGGGGGCCAACGCGGTCAACGGCGTGATCAATATCATCACCAAGAGAGCCAGGGATACACAAGGAACCCTGGTCAAGGTCGGTTTCGGGACCGAGGAAGAGGGCTTTGCCGCCCTGCGATACGGCGGCAAGCTAAGTGAACGCGCCGATTACCGGACCTTCGTCAAGTATTTCAACCGCGGATCTCTGCATAAAAGGGATTACGGCATCCTGGGTCCAGGTGAGGCCCACGATGACTGGAACGCCTTTCGCGGAGGATTCCGACTGGATGGCGCTGTGGGGAATCGGGACGATTTTACCCTACAGGGTGAGATCTACAGCGGCACCGATGGGCAAATGGATCAGCTCTGGCCCCTGGATCCGGACGTTTCCTACAACCAGCGCGTCGTCTCCGATACTCCCTACGCCGGCGGCTTTGTGCTGGCCCACTGGCAGCGTCAACTGGCCGACGGCGGCGATCTGGCTCTGCAGGCCTACTACGATCGCAGCTATCGCGATGAGCAGGCTCTCGGAAAAATCGAGTGGGACGTATTCGATGTGGACTTTCAGCACCGTTTCTTCCTTGGCCAACGTCAGGAGTTGCTCTGGGGGCTGGGTTATCGCCTGATCCGGGATGAGGTTGAAGATGGCGATCTGGTCACCTTCAACGACAATTCCGCTAACGATCAACTGTTTAGCTTCTTCGTGCAGGATGAAATTTCGCTGGTACCCGACAAACTGCGCCTGCTACTCGGCTCCAAGTTCGAGCACAACGACTATACCGGCGTTGAAATCCAGCCGAACGCCCGCCTGGTCTGGACCCCGAGCAAACAGCATACCCTGTGGGGAGCCGTCTCCCGCGCGGTGCGCACCCCCTCCCGTATGGAACATAGCGGTGATGTTCTGTACACCGTGTTGCAGCCCAACCTGTTTTTTCCCAGTCCTTTGCCCATCAAGGTAGTAATCGCCGGCAGCAAGGACTTCGACTCGGAAAAGAGCCTCTCTTACGAACTGGGCTACCGTTTCATGCCAGGGGCCGGGTTCAGCCTCGACACGGCACTGTTCTACACCCGTTACCGGGATCACCGGTCGGCCGAGACTCTTCCCCCGGTCTTTGCCCCTACGCCAATCAACCATTTAATATTTACCCTTGAAGAGGAAAACAAGCTGGAAGGGGAGGCCTGGGGTTTCGAGATGGCCGTTGACTGGCGTGTGCGCCCCTGGTGGCGTTTGCAGGGCAACTACAGTCTACTGAAGCTGAACCTTAGTCCCGCAAGCAACAGCAATGACTATATCAGTAGCTGGCTCTATGAGGAATCCAGCCCGCAACAGCAGTGTTCGCTGCGCTCCTCTTTCGACCTGGGCCGCCACTGGGATCTTGACCTGTGGCTTCGCTATGTCGATGAGGTTAGAGTCTACTTCACCGATGTGGATGATTACCTCACTTTTGACATGCGTCTGGCATGGCGTCCTGCAGCTGGCTTGGAACTGGCCCTTATCGGTCAAAATCTACTCGAGGATGAGCACCCCGAATTCCAGGTGGAGTTCGGCCGGGCAGGGACCAACGTCCCCCGCGGCTTTTACGGCCAGATCAAGTGGGAGTTTTGA